TTATCTAAATCTCTATCAAAATCATCCATTATTAATTAGAAGATAgtgttttttgttttgttctATAAGATAGGAAAGCTTCTATTTATAAtgctatttttttttttttcaagtgtaacttttttttgttgaaactCCCAATCAGATGAGCATCACATCACATCATTCATCACCATCAAAATGGCATCAAATACTGTGAATAGATCAATTATAGTTTTATTGGGTGGGGGTCATGCATCTGGTAAGAAAACCACTGCATTGTCTCTAAAAGAAGAGCTTCTGGCCATAGTTCCCGAGTGTCACGTTGACGTACAGATTATCGATATGAATGATTATACTGTTGATGGCAAGTCGTCGATTGATTCTAGCCAATTTGTTAGCAATAAGTCTGCAGCAATctcaattaataaaagtAACGATAAATTACCACGTCTCAAACCTTCgagatttcaatttgataagTTGAAAACCTTccttttaaataatttagatACACCAAGTAACGAGCCTCAAAAAATATTACTCGTGCATGGTTTGTATGCTTTGTatgataaagaaattagaaaCATAGCACATATTAAAGCGTTTATCGATAGTGATTCAGATACAAGATTAATCAGATGGATTAGAAGAGACGTTTTACAAAACCAAACAGACTCATTGGAAGGTGTTATCAATGCTTATTTATTAGGAGCCAGATCAGAAATGAGTGATTTCATTTTCCCCACAAAGGAATTTGCAGATGTAATCTTACCTCGTGGTGCTGAACCTAATGCAGTTAGATTAATCATAGATGGTATTATGTTATATCTCAATGACAAGCATTTGACAAACGACACAACACAATTCCCGGAGAATATTTTGCGTCCAAACGAAATTGGGAACTTCCAAAAGGAACGATTTGATGTTCAAAAGAACAAATTTTACGAATTAAACTAAATCCAAAAAActagaacaaaaaaacgCCGAAgtagtatatatatatttataattacaATACAAAATCACCATTACGTATAATTTCGTTAATTGGATCATTTTCAACACTGTAGTTGTTAACTGAGTTAGCAATCTGTTCCGCAGAAACTAATTCTCTCAACTTTTTATCTTGTGAATACCAATTTTTAATCAAGTAGACTATTTCATTGGTTTTCAAGTCATTGGTAAAACCAGGGTAAACTTCAAAAGTATTATGctcaattaatgatttgataacATAATAAAGCCTCTCATAACTAACACCAGTCCTGACAAACATTTCCACAAGAAAACCCTTAGGTGGTTTTTGAGAGGCAGAATTTTCGTCAAAGGCTTCTTGAAGATACTTACTAGCAATCTTTATTAACTCGTCAATCG
This genomic stretch from Candida albicans SC5314 chromosome 1, complete sequence harbors:
- a CDS encoding putative uridine kinase (Protein with a predicted phosphoribulokinase/uridine kinase domain; Spider biofilm induced) produces the protein MASNTVNRSIIVLLGGGHASGKKTTALSLKEELSAIVPECHVDVQIIDMNDYTVDGKSSIDSSQFVSNKSAAISINKSNDKLPRLKPSRFQFDKLKTFLLNNLDTPSNEPQKILLVHGLYALYDKEIRNIAHIKAFIDSDSDTRLIRWIRRDVLQNQTDSLEGVINAYLLGARSEMSDFIFPTKEFADVILPRGAEPNAVRLIIDGIMLYLNDKHLTNDTTQFPENILRPNEIGNFQKERFDVQKNKFYELN